A section of the Candidatus Polarisedimenticolia bacterium genome encodes:
- a CDS encoding prephenate dehydrogenase/arogenate dehydrogenase family protein, protein MAEKNLDSLRERIASLDLELVARAAERVELAREMGELKRRQNLATVDYAQEKVVLERARVAARERGLDPRVAEDLFAGLISASVSAQEEDSLRVAGVGAGKSAVVVGGAGRMGRWVSRFLTAQGYTTVSLDPLAPPDEGASARQALQSAELIVCSTPPTATADLYLDWSSRPLAGVVVDIASIKTPLMDAIRALQDAGGRVASIHPMFGPSTVLLRDCDVVICDTGDAQATSTVERLFQPTTAHLLRLPLADHDRLMAELLSLAHAAAIAFALSLPEAEPPVRSTTFQALERLAATVVRESPEVYYEIQAGNPHSLQALERLRSALDRIIATVKGGDRKGFWALFVEGQRRTSRRVPESERR, encoded by the coding sequence GCGCATAGCCTCGCTCGATCTGGAGCTGGTGGCGCGAGCCGCGGAGCGGGTGGAGCTTGCCAGGGAGATGGGGGAGCTCAAGCGCCGCCAGAATCTGGCCACGGTGGATTACGCTCAGGAGAAGGTGGTCCTGGAACGCGCCCGAGTCGCGGCGCGGGAACGCGGCCTCGACCCTCGCGTGGCCGAGGATCTCTTCGCCGGGCTCATCAGTGCCTCGGTTTCAGCGCAGGAGGAAGACAGTCTGCGTGTTGCAGGGGTCGGTGCGGGGAAGAGCGCGGTGGTGGTCGGCGGCGCCGGCCGCATGGGCCGGTGGGTGAGCCGCTTTCTGACGGCCCAGGGTTACACCACCGTCTCCCTCGATCCCCTGGCGCCGCCTGACGAAGGAGCCTCGGCTCGGCAAGCCCTGCAGTCGGCGGAGCTGATCGTCTGTTCCACGCCGCCCACCGCCACCGCGGATTTGTACCTGGATTGGTCCAGCAGGCCGCTGGCGGGGGTGGTGGTCGATATCGCCAGCATCAAGACGCCGCTCATGGATGCCATCCGTGCCCTTCAGGATGCCGGCGGCCGGGTCGCTTCGATCCACCCCATGTTCGGCCCCTCCACGGTCCTGCTGCGCGATTGCGACGTCGTCATCTGCGACACCGGCGATGCGCAGGCGACCTCGACCGTCGAAAGACTCTTCCAGCCGACGACGGCCCACCTCCTGCGCCTGCCGCTCGCCGATCACGACCGGCTCATGGCAGAGCTGCTCAGCCTCGCGCACGCCGCCGCCATCGCCTTCGCGCTCTCCCTGCCGGAGGCCGAGCCCCCCGTGCGCAGCACCACCTTCCAGGCTCTGGAACGGCTTGCCGCGACCGTCGTGCGGGAGAGCCCCGAGGTCTATTACGAGATTCAAGCCGGGAACCCCCATTCGCTGCAGGCCCTCGAGCGCCTGCGCAGCGCACTGGATCGCATCATCGCAACGGTCAAGGGAGGCGATCGGAAAGGATTCTGGGCGCTTTTCGTCGAGGGCCAACGGCGCACGTCAAGGCGCGTGCCGGAATCGGAACGACGTTAG
- a CDS encoding dual specificity protein phosphatase family protein, with translation MNVGHDGDGKATGGDAMAVELFQADDAGFLFFSPALTEWAPLEARGIDTVIDLEGGLDQCIPNVHNHILYIYFPIFDEELPNLDKLNAVADMAAGLIRSGHRVLSHCGMGYNRSALVAGLILVRLGVPGTDAVTRLRSCRPGVLFNEVFASHLESLGSSH, from the coding sequence ATGAATGTCGGGCACGACGGCGATGGAAAAGCGACAGGGGGTGACGCGATGGCTGTTGAGCTCTTTCAGGCAGACGATGCCGGGTTTCTCTTTTTCTCGCCTGCCCTCACGGAATGGGCTCCCCTGGAAGCCCGCGGCATCGACACGGTGATCGACCTCGAGGGCGGCCTGGATCAATGCATCCCGAACGTGCACAACCACATCCTGTACATTTACTTCCCGATCTTCGACGAAGAGCTGCCGAACCTCGACAAACTCAATGCCGTCGCGGACATGGCTGCAGGGCTGATCCGGTCCGGCCACCGCGTCCTCTCGCACTGCGGCATGGGCTATAACCGCTCGGCCCTGGTGGCCGGCCTGATTCTGGTGCGCCTCGGAGTTCCGGGCACCGACGCGGTCACCCGCTTGCGTAGCTGCCGGCCAGGCGTGCTGTTCAACGAGGTCTTCGCATCTCATCTGGAGTCTCTCGGATCATCCCACTGA